AAGTCTACAGCATCCTCGGCCGACTGGCCGAATACGCCCTCGAAAAGCCCGATCTGTTCATCGCCGTGGGCGGCTGCGTGGCCCAGCAGATCGGCACAAAGCTCTGGCAACGCTTCCCCCTGGTGCGTCTGGTCTTCGGCGCCGACGGCCTGGCCGCCGCGCCCCAGGCCATCCTGCGCCTGATCACGGAACCGGGCCTGCGCATCTCGCTTCTCGACTTCACCGACACCTACCCCGAACGCCAGGCGGCCTGGCCCGAAGAAACCGTCCCGGCCCAGGCCTTCGTCACCATCATGCAGGGCTGCGACAACTTCTGCGCCTACTGTATCGTGCCCTTCGTCCGGGGGCGGCAGAAATCCCGCCAAAGCGCCGACGTTGTGGCCGAATGCCGCGAACTGGCCGCCCGGGGGGCGCGCGAGATCACCCTGCTCGGGCAAAACGTCAACAGCTACGGCCTGGACGCCTCGGGCGACGGCGTCTCCTTCGCCACACTCCTGCACCGGGTGGCCGCCGTGGAGGGCATCGCCCGCCTGCGTTTCACCACCTCCCACCCCAAGGATCTGTCCCCCGAGGTCATCGCAGCCTTCGCCGAACTGCCCGCCCTGTGTCCCAGCCTGCATCTGCCGCTGCAGTCCGGCTCCGATGCGGTGCTTCGGCGCATGGGCCGTAAATACGACGCCGCCCGATACCTCCGGCTGGTCGAAGACCTGAAAAAAGCCCGCCCGGACATCAGCCTGTCCACGGATATCATCGTGGGATTCCCGGGCGAAACCGAGGAAGATTTTCAGCAGACCATGGACATGGTCCGCACGGTGGGGTTTGAAAGCGGCTTTTCCTTCATGTACAATGATCGTCCGGGGGTGGCGGCAACCCGCTTTGCACCCAAAATCCCCGTGGAGATCAAGGCCGAGCGCCTGGCCCGGCTCCAGGTTCTCCTGGACGACCTCCACACGGCGGCCCTGGCCGCCCGCGTGGGCACGCGCACCGAGGTGTTGGTGGAAGGCGCAAGCCGCAAGCCCAAACCCGGCCGCCCCTCCTGGCGCGGACGTGAACCGGGCAACCGCGTGGTCGATTTCGAATATGCAGGCCCGGGCGATCCTACCGGCACATTCGTCACGGTGGACATCCTTGAAGCCAAAAAGCACTCCCTCCGGGGAAAGGCGGTATGAGGCCATGATTACAATGAAAGTTTTCGGCCTGGCCCTGGACGAAGACTCCCAGGTTCCCGTGCTCATCCTCAAGGACCGCGAGGAAAAAACCGTTCTGCCCATCTGGATCGGAGCCATGGAGGCCATGGCCATCTCCCTGGCCTTAAACGAGGTCAAACTGCCTAGGCCCATGACCCATGACCTGCTCCTCAACACCATCCATGACCTGGGCGGCAGCGTGGCCTCGGTCTCGATCACCTCGCTGAGCGAAGGCACCTACTACGCCGAAATCGAAGTGGACGTCCGCGACGAACGCAAACGCATCGACAGCCGCCCCTCCGACGCCATCGCCCTGGCCCTGCGCGCCGACGTGCCCATCATGGTGGCCCCCGGCGTCTTCGAACAGATGGCCGCCGAAGGGAAAAGCACCGGCTCGGTGGTGGCCTTCGGGGCCGAAGATGCGGACAAATGGACGGAGATCCTCGAAAAATTCACCAACGACGAAACCAAATACAAAATGTAGCCGGACACCATGATCGACCTGCATACCCACACCACGTTCAGCGACGGCTGCCTCATCCCCGCCGAACTGGCCCGACGCGCCGCCAAGGCCGGATACCGCGCCGTGGCCATCACCGACCACGCCGATCACTCCAACATCCGGCTCATCCTGGACAACCTGCTGCGCTTCGTGCGCGAGGCCGGACCCTACCTGGGCATCGACGTTCTGGCCGGCGTGGAGATCACCCATGTGCCACCGCCGCTTATCCCGGGCCTCATCCACACCGCCCGGCAACTCGGCGCGCAAATCGTCGTGGTCCACGGCGAAACCATCGTCGAACCCGTCCTCAAAGGAACCAACCTGGCGGCCATCGAAGGCCGCGCCGACATCCTGGCCCACCCCGGCATCCTCACCCCCCAGGAAGCCGCCCTGGCCACCCAAAACAACGTGGCCCTGGAGATCACCACCCGCAAAGGCCACAGCCTCACCAACGGCCTCGTCGCCGCCCTGGCCAAGGCCCACAACGCCAAACTGGTCATCAACAACGACGCCCACGAACCCGGCGACTTCGTGTCCCTGGAGCTGCGCAAAAAAATCGCCATGGGGGCCGGGCTTACCCCCGACGACTATTCCCAAACCGACAACAACGCCCAACGGATACTCGCCAACGCCCCCCGGGCGTAGCACGCAGGCGGGGAGGAGGCGTCGCCTCCTCCCCGAACCCCTCCACCACCAGGGGGCAGCGCCCCCTGGACCCGGCATCAGCTTCGCGTCTCGCGCCGGGAAACCGATGTTTCCGCCTGTGATTTGCCCCGGGCCGTACGGCCCGGGGCAAATCACAGGCATGAAAATGTTTTCCGGGCACACATGGCGAAAGCCATGCCGCCTTTCTCACAACAGAAAAAATTGATACTTTTGGGATGAAACAAAAAAACCGGCTATGTATTCTTTCTATAACAGACATAAACCGTTGATTTTTTGGCGACTGACAGAAAGAAGGCTCAGCCTTCATTCTACAACCAACAAAAACCGTTGAAAGTTTTTTGGGTATCACAAGGAAAGAAGGCTGTGCCTTCTTCCTCACATCGAACACTATTGAAAGTTTTTGGGGAGGGGAGGGTTCGGGAGGGGAACCCCTTTTTTCAAAAAGGGGTTCCCCTCCCGACTCCCCATCTCTCCCCCCAAAAGGAGCGCGTATGAAACTCTGGGTAGGTCTTTTAGCGATCTTGTTGTTATCGGGCTGCGGCTACAACGAGATGCAGAAAAACGACGAGTCCGTAGGCGCGGCCTGGGGCAACGTGCAGTCGGCGTTGCAGCGCCGCATGGATCTGATTCCGAATCTGGTGGAGACGGTAAAGGGCTACGCCACCCATGAGAAGGACACCTTGCAGGCCGTGGTGGACGCCCGGGCCAAGGCCACGCAGATGAAACTGTCCGTGGACGCGTTGTCCGACGCCCATGCGGTGGACAGTTTCGTCAAGGCCCAGTCGGAGATGTCGTCGGCGCTGGCGCGGCTTTTGGCCGTGGTGGAAAACTATCCGGACCTGAAAGCGAACCAGAACTTTCTGGACTTGCAGCATCAGCTGGAGGGCACGGAGAACCGCATCAACGTGGCCCGGGAACGGTTCAACGAGGCCGTGCAGGCGTATAACACGTCGATTCGGACCTTTCCCAATTCGTTGACGAATTCCCTGCTGCTGCATCTGGCGCCGAAGGAATACTTCAAGGCTGAGGAAGCGGCGGCCACGCCCCCCAAGGTGAAGTTCAACTAAGCGCCGGAGGCTGACATGAAAGGCACGCTACGTATGCCGCGTCTCGCCGCCCTGCTTGTGGTGATGGGCATGGTGCTGGCGGCCGGTTCGGCCTGGTCGCTGGATGTGCCGCCGCTTCGGGGCCGGGTCAACGACATGGCCGGGATATTGTCCCCGGACACGGTTACGCGTCTGGAGAGCGCCCTGGCGGCTTTCGAGGCCTCGGACTCGACCCAGGTGGTGGTCCTGACCGTGCCGTCCCTTGAGGGGGACACCATTGAGGGCTTCTCCATAAAGACGGCCCAGAAATGGGGCATCGGCCAGAAGGGCAAGGACAACGGGGCGCTTTTGGTGGTCTCCAAGGGCGACCGCGAGGTGCGCATTGAGGTCGGGCGGGGGTTGGAAGGGAGCCTGACGGACGCCCTGAGCGGCCGGATCATCGACCATGTGATCGTTCCGGAGTTCAAGAAGGGCGATTTCAATGCGGGTGTGGAACAAGGCGTGGAAAAGATCATGGCGGCGGTGCGCGGGGAATACACGGGCGACGGTTCCGCTGGCGGCTCTTCCGAGCTTGATGATGAAACGTCGTCTTTGATATTCGGGGCCGTGATCTGCCTGGTGCTCATGTCCATCCTGCGGTTTCTGCCTGCCCTGATCCGGGCCGGACTGGGCGGCGTGGGGATGGGGATTTTAGCGTTTGTGGTCGCCTCCGGAATCACCATGACCATCGTGATGGCCTTGGTGGGCGTGGTTTTGGGCATTCTCGCGCCGTATATCTTCCGTGGCGGCGGCACGGGCGGCGGCGGAGGATTTTCCGGCGGCGGCGGTGGCGGAGGATTTTCCGGCGGCGGCGGCTCGTTCAGCGGCGGCGGCTCGTCGGGCAAATGGTGATCTGCGCGCCTGCCACGCGCCCTGGCCCCCGGACGTTGACGCGCCTGGGGGCTTTTGCGTGCTGCGGGTCAAGACGGCTTTCGCGGCCCCGGCGCGCCGACACGTTCTGGTCTTGTCTCTGGGGGGAATCCGCACCACGCCGTCCAGGGACGGATCGGCACAAGCATGGCCACAGGCCTGGCAAGGCCGCCTGTCGGCCGCAACATCGGGACACAGCCGTGGGCGGCATGGCAGGATTTTATCATGACTTATTGGCATGTTATGGCAACACCATGGCAAAGAAAGGATCAGACGCTTGACATGGCCCGCCCTGGGGTCTAATAACGCCCCTTCGTCGGGATGTAGCGCAGTCTGGGAGCGCACCTGAATGGGGTTCAGGGGGTCGGAGGTTCAAATCCTCTCATCCCGACCAGAGATTTCAAGGGGTTAAGCTGAAGAAGCTTAACCCCTTTTCTCGTTGAATAACCGGCTGGATAATTTTTTATCCTGAAATTTTAATTGGATAGCCATATGAAGCGATCCTATTTCCCATAAATGTACCGCGCCACCTAGTTTTGTGTACAACGACGTTTAGTTTTGACCATCCTCCGGCTTCGGGTAGGGGAGCACGGGCAGCCGCAGTCGCTTGCGCCAACCAGGCTTGAGGAAGAACACATACCGGAACTGGCGGAAGGTGAGCCGGAGCGCCCGGTCGAGGCCCTCGCGGATAACCTTGCTCCTCCCTCCGCTCGTCCGGTGGGCCGTCACCAGCAAGTCATGGTAATAGTCACAATCCAGAAAGAGAAATTGCGACTTGTGGCTGCCGACGTAGAGGAAATTGGCCGCCTGGTAGACGACGCCCCAGCGGCCGCACCGTTCATCCGCAAAGCTCTGCACCCACCCGATCCACGGCATGACCTGCCGGATGTACCGGAACGAATAGGCGATGGCCATGCTCTCGGAGTTGCGGGGGCAGACGTCCGCCAGCCACATGCGGTTCAACTCCAGATATTCCGTGGTCCCCGTTCCCTCCACCACCTTCCCGGCCCGGGCAGGCTGTAGCGCATAGCCGAACGACAGCACCCCGGCCAGATTCCGGCGGAAGTAAACGCCGAGGTGGACATAGGAATTATTGACTACCCGGTGAGAGTAGTGGTGGCGCGTGACCAGCTCACGCGCCATAGCCGCTGGAATCGCCGCTACATAGAAATCGCGGCCGCCAAAACCAGCCACCGCCCATGCCCCCTTGATAAACCCCTTGTCCGTAGACGTGGGCGGATCGTAAACCCCCGGGTCTGGGGGATGGTGCGGCGGCCGCTTGGCGCGCCTTAACGCTCTGTCTCGGTTGTCAATGATCTCGGCCATGGATGTTCCTCTTTCGAGGCTCCATGGCCTTCTGTGCCGGGGCTCGCGGCCCTCACGTGATTCACGGTCCCGCACCGGGGACACTTGATTGAGAGGCGGATCGCCTCCCCCTTACCCAGCAACCTCCCGCATTCTCCGCATCTGATCTCCTGCACGTCCAACGCCTTTACAGGTTGCGCCTGCGCCTGCTACGCCCTGGTCACCCTTGGTCCCCCAGGGGAGGGAGCAGCCAGCGCAAGCTGGTGGTCCGGTGTTCCTGCACCGGGCCAGTGGGACGGCTCCACCCGTCCCGCCTGCTCCACTATAAATGCTCGGCCAACTCTGGCCAGACGACGCCAGCCAGCACCACGGCCACATCCAGGGGCGTGGCCGCCTCATCGATAGCCAGCTTGGCTCCGCGACGGGCGGCCTTGACGGCCGCGCCGTAGGCCAGCCACGTGGCCCGCTGGTAGACCACCAGATCCACGACCTGGCGCAGTGTCAGGGCCACGTCCACCCGGGCCAGGGCCGTCTGCTCGGCCACCAAAAACGGATAGGCTGCCGGGGTCAGCGGGTCCGGCGCGGTATCGGCCCGGGCCGCGTCATGCGCCGTATGTTGATATTCCAGGGTCTGCCCGTCGCCCGGCGTCAACACCATGAGCCGCCGCCGCTCGGCCTCGGCGTCGATGGCTGCGCAGGCCACCGCCTTGGCCGTCTCCAGATTTTCGGATGCGCCACCGGCCGGGACGGGGGCATTTTCCGGCCGCGAGACGATTGCGGTCCCGGCTGGAAACACCGCTGCCTGAACGGCCAGGGCCAGGGCGTCATCCAGGCAGCACAGGGCCACGGTCACCCCCCCGTCATCTGTCTCGATCAGATCCATCAGGTTGTGCCGATGGCTGGAGTATGCCAGATCTCCATCCACGGTCAGCCCCAGGGGGGCGAGGTCTGTCGCCAGGGCTTGGCGCGTGGGGGCGTGCAGAAACATATCGATCATAGGGCCTCCTTACAACGTGATGGCGCGGAGTTGCGCGGCGGTCAGGGCTCTGGGAAAATATGTAAAATGGCGTAGAGCTCCACACATCGGCTGCACCCCGCCGAGTGTATGCCCCACGCGTAATGTCGAGAGCGGCGACGGCATTGCTCCGGATGTATCCGAAACGGCTTGGCCGCCATTTACAACGAGTTGATAGTTATTATTTCGGAAGGAGAATGCCGCCCTATACACAGTGTTTACAGCAACAGTTAATGATGCCTCTGTATAGACCACGGCTGTCCCGCCGGAGTTGACCGCCATTGTAATTTTATTGCTTGCCGAAACAAACAACGACAAAACGTTTGTATTGCCATTGTTATCCAGATAAAAAATCCGTTGCGGAACAGACACCCCAGCAACACGAAACTCACAATAAATCGTCCCCTCTGCCGCGTTGAAATCGATGTCGGACAGCGCCACGGTCGCCACGTCCGCCGCCCGGGCCACGGCCGATCCCTCGCCCAGGATCGGCGAGGTGGCGAATGGCCCGGCCTCCACCTGGAGGTGTTGCACCGTCCCGGAGGGGGCCAGCGTCAACGTCCCGGCCGTGGGCGTGAATGTCAGACTGCGCCGAACATTGTAGCCTATTCCTTCAATGGGAGGTATTGCGCCAGAATAAGCACCTGACAAAGTTAACGATCCACCGCCATAATACGATACGGTGTACGCCACGGCCGAGAC
Above is a genomic segment from Desulfolutivibrio sulfodismutans DSM 3696 containing:
- a CDS encoding TPM domain-containing protein; the protein is MPRLAALLVVMGMVLAAGSAWSLDVPPLRGRVNDMAGILSPDTVTRLESALAAFEASDSTQVVVLTVPSLEGDTIEGFSIKTAQKWGIGQKGKDNGALLVVSKGDREVRIEVGRGLEGSLTDALSGRIIDHVIVPEFKKGDFNAGVEQGVEKIMAAVRGEYTGDGSAGGSSELDDETSSLIFGAVICLVLMSILRFLPALIRAGLGGVGMGILAFVVASGITMTIVMALVGVVLGILAPYIFRGGGTGGGGGFSGGGGGGGFSGGGGSFSGGGSSGKW
- a CDS encoding bifunctional nuclease family protein yields the protein MITMKVFGLALDEDSQVPVLILKDREEKTVLPIWIGAMEAMAISLALNEVKLPRPMTHDLLLNTIHDLGGSVASVSITSLSEGTYYAEIEVDVRDERKRIDSRPSDAIALALRADVPIMVAPGVFEQMAAEGKSTGSVVAFGAEDADKWTEILEKFTNDETKYKM
- a CDS encoding Com family DNA-binding transcriptional regulator, with the protein product MQEIRCGECGRLLGKGEAIRLSIKCPRCGTVNHVRAASPGTEGHGASKEEHPWPRSLTTETER
- the miaB gene encoding tRNA (N6-isopentenyl adenosine(37)-C2)-methylthiotransferase MiaB; amino-acid sequence: MKFHVITFGCQMNVGDSDWLSRSLVAQGLTPAPENEADIFVVNTCSVREKPELKVYSILGRLAEYALEKPDLFIAVGGCVAQQIGTKLWQRFPLVRLVFGADGLAAAPQAILRLITEPGLRISLLDFTDTYPERQAAWPEETVPAQAFVTIMQGCDNFCAYCIVPFVRGRQKSRQSADVVAECRELAARGAREITLLGQNVNSYGLDASGDGVSFATLLHRVAAVEGIARLRFTTSHPKDLSPEVIAAFAELPALCPSLHLPLQSGSDAVLRRMGRKYDAARYLRLVEDLKKARPDISLSTDIIVGFPGETEEDFQQTMDMVRTVGFESGFSFMYNDRPGVAATRFAPKIPVEIKAERLARLQVLLDDLHTAALAARVGTRTEVLVEGASRKPKPGRPSWRGREPGNRVVDFEYAGPGDPTGTFVTVDILEAKKHSLRGKAV
- a CDS encoding LemA family protein; this encodes MKLWVGLLAILLLSGCGYNEMQKNDESVGAAWGNVQSALQRRMDLIPNLVETVKGYATHEKDTLQAVVDARAKATQMKLSVDALSDAHAVDSFVKAQSEMSSALARLLAVVENYPDLKANQNFLDLQHQLEGTENRINVARERFNEAVQAYNTSIRTFPNSLTNSLLLHLAPKEYFKAEEAAATPPKVKFN
- a CDS encoding LamG-like jellyroll fold domain-containing protein codes for the protein MTRFRTRAVAYWGDLPGVVRDVNALTGAVSAHVQGALAAGGSGITAASATSLMVGTGARTLTISTGKGLVAGQYVVLWTEAGQAGMLGRVTAYNTVTGSLTVDVADTVGAGTYAVWAVFVVPLVAAQVDLSGGHFTAAPVSVGGVARRLRDDVGQFVGVVPPAFQIFAPDLALPGTVAFSRASSAWRLGAAGSLREAAVGVPRFDYDASGNLLGLRIEGAATRLNTIAAAPTAPENVSVSAVAYTVSYYGGGSLTLSGAYSGAIPPIEGIGYNVRRSLTFTPTAGTLTLAPSGTVQHLQVEAGPFATSPILGEGSAVARAADVATVALSDIDFNAAEGTIYCEFRVAGVSVPQRIFYLDNNGNTNVLSLFVSASNKITMAVNSGGTAVVYTEASLTVAVNTVYRAAFSFRNNNYQLVVNGGQAVSDTSGAMPSPLSTLRVGHTLGGVQPMCGALRHFTYFPRALTAAQLRAITL
- a CDS encoding Mom family adenine methylcarbamoylation protein codes for the protein MAEIIDNRDRALRRAKRPPHHPPDPGVYDPPTSTDKGFIKGAWAVAGFGGRDFYVAAIPAAMARELVTRHHYSHRVVNNSYVHLGVYFRRNLAGVLSFGYALQPARAGKVVEGTGTTEYLELNRMWLADVCPRNSESMAIAYSFRYIRQVMPWIGWVQSFADERCGRWGVVYQAANFLYVGSHKSQFLFLDCDYYHDLLVTAHRTSGGRSKVIREGLDRALRLTFRQFRYVFFLKPGWRKRLRLPVLPYPKPEDGQN
- a CDS encoding histidinol phosphate phosphatase domain-containing protein; amino-acid sequence: MIDLHTHTTFSDGCLIPAELARRAAKAGYRAVAITDHADHSNIRLILDNLLRFVREAGPYLGIDVLAGVEITHVPPPLIPGLIHTARQLGAQIVVVHGETIVEPVLKGTNLAAIEGRADILAHPGILTPQEAALATQNNVALEITTRKGHSLTNGLVAALAKAHNAKLVINNDAHEPGDFVSLELRKKIAMGAGLTPDDYSQTDNNAQRILANAPRA